A stretch of DNA from Schistocerca americana isolate TAMUIC-IGC-003095 chromosome 3, iqSchAmer2.1, whole genome shotgun sequence:
tgtgcggcgtgtgcagttggagtgatatgggaatcctcatacgtctagatacgattctgacagatgacacgtacgtaagcaccctgtctgatcatctacattcattcatgtccattgtgcattccgacggactcggaaaattccagcaggacaacgccacaccccacacatccagatttgctacagagtggctccaggaacactcttatgagtttaaacacttcccctggctaccaaacaccccagacatgaacattattgagcttatgtgggatatcttgcaacatgctgttcagaagagatctccacgccttcctactcttacggatttgtggacagccctgtaggattcatagtgccaattccctccagcagtactttagacatcagtcgagtccattccacgtcgtgttgcggcacttctgcgtggtcgcgggggccctatacgatattaggcaggtgtaccagtttctttggctcttcattgtatattgcgagaagaatgaaattttattttcattcataatCACTTATTTTGATTGATCCAAAGAAATATCATTATTTGGCATCAATATTGAATCTATCCAGTGCTCGTGCACTATTTATGTACATCGTTGCGCAGGCTAGTGTCACTTCCTTTTATGATCACGTCGATTAAAtgcttgggcgtaacattgcacagtgatatgaagtgggacaagcatgtaatggccgttgtggggaaggcggatagtcgtcttcggttcactggtagaattttgggaagatgtggttcatctgtaaaggagacgcttataaaacattaatacgacctattcttgagtactgctcgagcgtttgggatccctatcaggttggattgagagaggacatagaagcaattcagaggcgggctgctagatttgttactggtaggtttgatcatcacgcgagtgtaacggatatgcttcaggaactggggtgggagtctctagaacaaaggaggcgttcttttcgtgaatcgttactgagaacatttagagaaccagcatttgaagctgactgcagtacaattgtactgccgccaacttacatttcgcggaaaggccacaaagataaaataagagagattggggctcgtacagaggcgtataggaagtaatttttccctcgttctgtttgggagtggaacagggagagaagatgctagttgtggtacgaagtaccctccaccacgcaccgtatggtggattgcggagtatgtatgtagatgtagatgtagatgatctgaGCCGGACgggttggtcgagcggttctaggcgctacagtctggaaccgcgcgaccgctgcggtcgcaggttcgaatcctgcctcgggcatagatgtgtgtgatgtccttaggttagttaggtttaagtagttctaagttctaagttctaggggactgatgacctcagaagttccatagtgctcagagccatttgaaccatttttttaatgatcTGAACCTGACGACTACTCCATAAAAATTGTCGATCTGTATGTTGACTTAATCGATGTCCCACTGCTAATGTTACTTTAAGTACATTCATAAGTTTGCAAAGTGTAACTTACGAAGtgtctatttatttttattttcctgttgCATCGAGTGCACATGCCTACAATTATATCACACTCaccttaatttctttttttatatatacttgCACACAACTATCACATGTAAATTCGTTTGTATGAAAGTACTGGCTTCACATCAGCGTTTAGCTGTTGTGCAGAAAAACCAGAGTGGTTGCAGCGAAGAAATTAGGGCGGCCCAAGGAGTACTCACTGGATCGTGGGAGATGCTACGCCGGTGCTGTCCACATCCCTCTTCTTCGTCATTATCCCTCGGCAGATGGGTGCGAACGGGTACATCCTGAGGAACAAGAGATTAACAGTTACAAAAGTCAACATGTACTCCACATGTATCTTCTCATACTACTACAACTAACCTTCCGAGCAACAAACATCAAGGACAGTGAATACTATCTATGAAAAGTAGTAATATCTAGTTGTTAAAGTAGCCATTCGAGCAACCTAGTATCAGGAGACTGAAAGCCTCTTGTGTCAGTTACGATCTCCATCTTGGAGGCCTCTGTGTTTCTCTGTGGCCAAGAAATACGTATGTCATCACGTTTCTTATTGAGTCAGTAGATACCTGTTTGTTTCTGTGTTGCTACCCAAACGCAAAATATGTCTATTTAAATGCTGTTCTGCCCTCGATTATTCAAGAATAGCTGCCCACCCTGTACATCAATGAATTTTATGCACTGTTCCTTTACATTCGCAGATATCATAAAGTGACATGTCGCGTTCAAAATAACAACATGATAACATACTTGATAAATGAAGCCTCATATTCGAATCATGTAAGCAATTCTTTTAATATTCTAATGCCACTGAGGTAGGGGAGGACATTATACTCACAAGCCCTCGAAATTGATAACAGTTTTGCTGTAAACAACACTTAATGTGATTGGTTGCTGGATTTATCTTCGGAAATTAAATTCTTGTGTTACATACTGGACAAGTATTCACTTGGAtcaacaaattttgcagttgatcaTTTCATTATATTGAGATGAAAACTGTAATGATAAAGTAAAAGCAAGACTTAACTGTGCAATGTTTTCTTTATTATTGAAAAGTATAGCGAAATACGATCTTAAAAACAATGGGTCTTCTGTTTTGGGAAACTTAAAATAAATTACACAGTTTTTTCTATTCATATGAGAACAACGAATTCTTATGATCTAGAACTGTTGTGGTTCTtgggatgtgtgaaaaactgcttcCTTTTGCGAATAGAGACAAGAAAGAAATTTATAATtgatgaaatttaaaataaaagttgcTTCTTTTATCTTTAGTGAAAATCCACCATAAATGTGTCCAATGTTTCGTTGAGTCTACGATAGTTAGAGAAGACGAGGGAGCTACAAATATGTTGATCCGGTTAATGCTCTCCAACATGGTAAAAACTTGATTCCGAAGAGTCTCCCGAGTACGTTACTGGAGCAGTTTCCAGTCCCGAACCATCATTGTTCCGATATACTTGACTGGGTTTGTCAGGAGGCTTTGCAGGTCGTTCCTGCGCCGATATTTCCAGATGTCTGTTTAGTCAAGTTTTATGAATGCATGCTGCTCTTATCGCGCGCAAAGTGAAAGACAGACATCTCTTCTGCATAACGAAATCaaacgatggaaatggaaatgccgtgtggctagggcctcccatcgggcagaccgtttgcctggtgcaagtctttcgattttacgccacttcggcgacttgcgtgtcgatgggaatgatatgatgatgataaggacaacacccaatccctgagtggagaaaatctccgacccagctgggaatggaacccgggccattaggtatgagaTTCCGTCGTGCTGATCATTCAGATACCAATGGCGGACAATCAAAGTATTGGCAGCATCGACAAATGTGTTGCTTCACCTTGATATGTCGCGCAGTTGTGCTTTTATCGTGACTGCCAATGCAACGATCAGTAGGTAACCCCTGGCGTTATTTGTAAACATACCCACAAGAATCACCAGCTCTATTTGCGGGCCGCACTTGAATCGGTTGTTGAAAgcaaagcaccagtttgctttcatTAGACGCGTTTGTGGAACAGTAGAGTGTAAATCGACTATGTCATGGAGGACAATAGCGACCAATGATTAGACGCCCATCACGTTATGGGTAGAAGGCTTGTAAACAAGAGAAACTGCTCGACGTGGGCACCGGAGTCAAAGTGATGTGGTGCTCACATGGAATCGGTTCCAATTGACAGTGTTGACGACTTAAGCCGCACAGGTCGTCCACGTTCGACAAGTGCACGAGTTTTGAACGGAAGGAACCGTGGACTGAGCGCTGCAGGAGTGAATTTGACCTAGACGATTGATGTTCCGAATCTCCGTTCCCGGGTCCACGGCGAGCACCACATCATGCACCGCTACACCATGGACTCTGTAACGGATGGGCAAGAAATCGTGCAGAATGGACACCCCAGGATTGGCATCCGGTGTTGTTTATGGGTGATACTCGGATTGTTTCTATGTGATAAACGCAGACAGCGTGTTTGGAGCAACAAGTCAATATTGAACACTTCAAATACATTGTCCACATCTGCAACAAAATGGTcgtggagtgatgttctggggtggcattacgtggggccaccGTGTACAGCAGGTACATTGAGGACAAGCTCGCTAATTTACATTACAGGAACGAGATTCTGCAACCGATAGTGCGACCTTATCGCTAATATTTTGACGACAGTTTCATCTTGAGGAATGATAATCGACATGATTATCGCGCTGTTCTTATGTAACGTTCCTTCAGGATGTTAGGTTCTAGAGgacggagtggcctgcctgttccccaggCGTGAACCCATTTAAATATGTGTTGGATCGACCTTTTTATAGGCGTCGACAACTACTACGTAATCTGCACGCAGAACTGCCGCTGAGCAGTGGGCAATTTGGACCAGGGATGACTTGATGTTCTCGTTGATGATTTTCAAGACGGTTTCAAGCCTGTATCCAAGCAAGGGAGCGTTCCATCACGTACCGACGTTGACCAGGAGTGCTGTGAAAAAGCCCCATGCGAAACAGACGATTCAGTCGTTTTATTTAGAGAACTGGACACATTGAAAATGTATACATACGCATgcctcaaagccatttttttctgtgccatgaatttcgaaatataggggtgatgcagaacttttgttgatgtgtgtttttgtattttctgaACTTTTCGAATACTTTAATGACTGAAATTTAAAGTTATCACTTTGTAACACTGATAAATTTCCTCAAAAACAATTTAGAATCAAGcttaaaacaaaataattattttttcaagCTCTTGTGTGTCACATACTTCTTTGGAAACGGTATATTGtattacaataaattttatattgtaAATATGTTTAACATTATGTTTAAAAGTGAAGAGTAACAAGCTTTATTCTGTTAAGCAGTTAACCGTGGTCCTCAGCTGGACCAATCAAAGAGCATTTACACATTTATACTGCGAGCACCTCTCCTGCCCTGTCCAGTTTTACTCTGACGAGCTCCTATGCAACGCATTCAAATGTTTCCAGCTGTATTCAGAAATTCACTTGACTTTGTAATTTATTTCCTTAGCATTTTAccttgttctttttttctttccaaaCAGATAGTCTGTTGATTTTGTATGTGAATGAAACCGGTTATGACAACAGTTGCGCGACCCGAGactgaaaaataaaagaattttatcTACAAGTTGGCCACTCTGGTTTTGGTTAATAGTATGCCTAATATATGTACactttgcgatttttttccatttatctacAACGTAGGGAGggcatttttatattaaaaaattttgtaacagtactttgttttttatatttctCGGATGTAGCTACGTGTGTGGAAACTTCCTCTGGTAGGAGACGCCTTACTCTCATTTGACATTTCAGATAATCGCTTCCCTCATGTTACTGTTCAAAATTTTGTGCCTTTTTATAGGTAACACTAGGATCGAGAACGAAAGCAATTGTTCTCGAAAGATTTTTGAAACGAATTAGGAATATAAAGAGTATAAAATGAGGACAGGCAGCCTGGAGGTAAGACAGTGACGTAACTGACCTGCAGTCGACTCTCTTCTGCCCGCTGGCGCTCCCGATGGCCAGGCAGAGGGCGCACACGATGATCATCAGCAGGCTCAGCTGCTGTGTCTTCGTCATTGTACCTGCGGACATAGGCACTTGTTAGTATCCCACAGAGTGACACCGCAGACCGCGTGAGCAGAACGACCTTTACATATTGCTTATGGCTTAACAGCGAGTTTCTCTGCGGTCTGCGATACCAAGTGCACCAGAATTACCATTTAAGTGGCTGAAAcctgtcaacaaaagtaaaaaaagtgtGCCTTACGACAATTCGGTCACGTGAATTAAGTGTACTGCTTGAATAGGGCTAAGAATCTCCTATATTCACCGTGCGTATTACATACCAGCTACCATTTTTGTAGCATGTGAATTCTTTTTttgcgattttttttatttatttgcttcgtAAATATGTTAGCATTTACATTTTTACACTCACAGATCTCACAGAACCTAAGATCGTAATGCTATAAAATGTCCTGAAGATGAAGGTTACGTCCACTTGAAATCAGTAATATAAGACTATAAACGTCATtgcccaaaaaataaaataaaaaataagaaatataacAGTAACAGGTTTCTCTATGCCATTATATTTATATACAGGGGGGCAGGGGagacaaaaatttgaaaacatcataaacataacacattacacgttgggaaaaccgttggcattcaaaaaaaCTTCCAGTCTTCTCGAAATGTATAAATACAGGTCCAGTATGGTTTTAAAGAGAGTATTATGATATACTCGTATATGTCCGAGtttttatataggacaaacagggagGGTATTTAAGATCCGCTTTTCTGAGCACTTGCTCAACAAAGACAGCGATAATTCATAGAAGTCAAATTTTGCAGAACATGTCAAAACAGAGAAAACACAcacttccttctccatctttgCTTAACATGGAAATTTTACATATCGTTGAAAGAGGTTAATCTCttagaagaatttgaaatatatAGGCCTAACATTACTACCTAAATTCAAAAGTTTAAAAAACTTACACTATTTTGATTGTGTATCATctcttataaaatgtgaaaattagccCATTTCTTTTATGTGATAGAACTATGTGTATGTTCTTTCAAATGTATTACATACAACTTCTTTACGTACTTTGGCTATATCTTTTACGCATACTTTTATATACCTTCCTTGGCGCTAGCACAACAGATATATAGATACGATTCAGTTACTGTAAACTGTCGATCATTGGTTAAAATAATCTGGTACATTACGTATATTTCTGAATATACCATGGCATTATGCGTCTGTGAAGAAGATATTGGCATCTGATAAAACAATACTGGttacatttctgttactttttACACTTCTTATAAATGTGTAGCCAAGGCGTGAAGGTTTATAATATCTCTGTTTTGTAAGCTTCCAAATTTGACTAATTAGTTTTTCGAAACAAGTAAGgcacaataaaaatttatttacaactgaTGATTGAATTTTATCGTGAAAAAAGTCATACCATTCTAGCTACAAAATGGCGGCAGGTTCAAgtgacgatgatggaggtggacagcgaccACGCACCATTATCTCCAAAGTCGACCACAAAAgctgaataatattgagatctggtgactgcggtGGCCAGTGGAGATGCCAGagtcatcctggtgctcacaaaaccattcCTGGATGATGCCAGCTGCGTAAACAGGTGCCCTGGCTTCTTGGAACACGgcttcaccattggggaacaaaaatTGCACagtgggatggatctgatcagccagaatggttaCATAATCCTTGGAAGTAATGGCATAATACTTGGCATAACGTGGAGTAGTCATGGGGCCCATGAAAACctacaatatggctgcccaaatcatcaccgaactcccgCCATGCTTCACTTTGGGACGTAAGCTCGGCgagaagttgtaaacagtgtgacACAAAATTCATCCTATCAAATGATTTTGTACAATTTCTCCATTCCATTGCGCGGGGGGGGGGATTTGCATcgctgttgagtggttttggaatttcagctcaccCTGCTGTTCTCTGCTTATGGAGCCTTCGTATTATTTTcgcgctgacagggttcgcgagcacGATTTTCTGCTCCGTAGTGGCCTTTGCAGCTGTTGTCCTGCTTTTCGTCATGATCCTCTTCAATGACTAGCGGTCACTATCACCCAACACTACTTTCTTTCGCGTTGTGATTTACCAGATGattttttttccactttccctgtgtgCGGTGTAGATCTTTTATACGCTGacacttgaaacaccaaacacttcggctctctTACTTACTGTAGCACCCATCATACGAACATCAACAATGTGCCCAAGTTCTAGTTTACGTGTCTCTGGCATAATGCAAGAACAGCAAACAGAACACTCGCCTGACCATGActggcacttgcaacgtactgaggacttGGTACGAGTGCCGTTCCTAGCCAAAAATAGTGGCccaacctgcagacttggctacCAATCACTGTACTTCATAAACGATTTTTGCCAGTTACATGAAATCCTTTTTTATTAACCGACATCCTCGTTGCAgtctgcaaaaaatggctctgagcactatgggagtcaactgctgtggtcatcagccccctataacttagaactacttaaacctaactaacctaaggacatcacacacatccatgcccaaggcaggattcgaacctgcgaccgtagcagtcgcacggttccggactgcgcgcctagaaccgcgagaccaccgcggccggctgcagtctGCATTTGAGGTTGTAAAGGAATTTGAAGTACAATCTATGGCTTGGTCAGGGCTACGTTTTATGGCTTCCTGTTGGTTTTTCCGACAGTGACTTAGTTTTTCACATCCTCCTCCCGACATATCCGAAGCTCAGGCGGTACTTATTCGTACCTAAGGTCGCTAAAGGACACCAATACATCTCTGCTCTCTACTGAGACATCCGGTTTGAAATCTGGTGACGTGAGATACGGTTCGTCATTATTATCTCGCTGACGAGAGCAAGAAATCTGATGACCTTCAGTCCTTCACAATATTGCGACCAGGTGTCCCAAAGATCGCCTCTATGTTTTATGGAGTGAGGGCAAGTAATTCACCCTACGAATAGCGACATTAAGCAGGGCAGTCCCATCGGAAAGGATCGGTCTCTCTGCCTCCTCCACAGCTTATCACTGCCTTCCTTCCCTCCTCCTAAACATCTAGCCATAGCAACACAAACGCTACAATGAAAGTCATTCGCACGACACAGATTACCCTTGACACAATACGTTGAGGAAAGAAGAGGGATCCTACCTTAATGCC
This window harbors:
- the LOC124607270 gene encoding elevenin-Vc1-like encodes the protein MTKTQQLSLLMIIVCALCLAIGSASGQKRVDCRMYPFAPICRGIMTKKRDVDSTGVASPTIQKSADYPDARQWSAPEQAAAMFPWLLNNWPKRTAADYDY